A genomic window from Punica granatum isolate Tunisia-2019 chromosome 2, ASM765513v2, whole genome shotgun sequence includes:
- the LOC116194655 gene encoding TMV resistance protein N-like isoform X3: MFCCTRTPFASAAMDKRSPRRNTLPIAVCAIASVIISAFIGTRFFFKKRQQNPSSGRNSENISPETDGSSTDPSSSSSDGTEMGREFEVFLSFRGTDIRKTFTDYLYHSLIDAGVCTFRDNEELHVGEEICPNLMNSIKQSKIGIPIFSADYASSKWCLMEVAEMVKCMKESKQLIMPIFLDITPDDVQHQTGTYANSFSQHEERFGQEKVQAWRDALKEVVELKGLELDKVANG; encoded by the exons ATGTTTTGCTGTACGAGAACTCCATTTGCATCTGCAGCTATGGATAAGCGTTCTCCTCGGCGCAACACTTTGCCTATTGCAGTCTGCGCAATAGCATCGGTGATCATCTCTGCTTTCATTGGTACCCGTTTCTTCTTCAAGAAGAGGCAGCAGAATCCTAGTTCTGGCAGGAACTCCGAGAATATATCACCG GAGACAGATGGAAGCAGCACTGATCCATCATCCTCGTCCTCGGATGGCACTGAGATGGGTCGTGAGTTTGAAGTCTTCCTGAGCTTCAGGGGAACTGACATCAGGAAGACATTCACGGACTATCTCTACCATAGCCTCATCGACGCAGGGGTCTGCACCTTCAGGGACAATGAGGAGCTCCATGTAGGGGAGGAGATCTGCCCCAACCTTATGAATTCAATCAAGCAGTCAAAGATTGGGATCCCCATCTTCTCCGCAGATTATGCATCGAGCAAGTGGTGCCTCATGGAGGTTGCGGAGATGGTGAAGTGCATGAAGGAGAGCAAACAGCTGATCATGCCAATATTCCTGGACATTACGCCCGATGACGTCCAACACCAGACAGGGACTTATGCCAATTCGTTCTCCCAGCACGAGGAGAGGTTTGGTCAGGAGAAGGTCCAAGCATGGAGGGATGCGCTGAAGGAAGTTGTGGAGCTGAAGGGTCTTGAACTGGATAAAGTGGCAAACGG ataa
- the LOC116194655 gene encoding TMV resistance protein N-like isoform X2, translated as MFCCTRTPFASAAMDKRSPRRNTLPIAVCAIASVIISAFIGTRFFFKKRQQNPSSGRNSENISPETDGSSTDPSSSSSDGTEMGREFEVFLSFRGTDIRKTFTDYLYHSLIDAGVCTFRDNEELHVGEEICPNLMNSIKQSKIGIPIFSADYASSKWCLMEVAEMVKCMKESKQLIMPIFLDITPDDVQHQTGTYANSFSQHEERFGQEKVQAWRDALKEVVELKGLELDKVANGN; from the exons ATGTTTTGCTGTACGAGAACTCCATTTGCATCTGCAGCTATGGATAAGCGTTCTCCTCGGCGCAACACTTTGCCTATTGCAGTCTGCGCAATAGCATCGGTGATCATCTCTGCTTTCATTGGTACCCGTTTCTTCTTCAAGAAGAGGCAGCAGAATCCTAGTTCTGGCAGGAACTCCGAGAATATATCACCG GAGACAGATGGAAGCAGCACTGATCCATCATCCTCGTCCTCGGATGGCACTGAGATGGGTCGTGAGTTTGAAGTCTTCCTGAGCTTCAGGGGAACTGACATCAGGAAGACATTCACGGACTATCTCTACCATAGCCTCATCGACGCAGGGGTCTGCACCTTCAGGGACAATGAGGAGCTCCATGTAGGGGAGGAGATCTGCCCCAACCTTATGAATTCAATCAAGCAGTCAAAGATTGGGATCCCCATCTTCTCCGCAGATTATGCATCGAGCAAGTGGTGCCTCATGGAGGTTGCGGAGATGGTGAAGTGCATGAAGGAGAGCAAACAGCTGATCATGCCAATATTCCTGGACATTACGCCCGATGACGTCCAACACCAGACAGGGACTTATGCCAATTCGTTCTCCCAGCACGAGGAGAGGTTTGGTCAGGAGAAGGTCCAAGCATGGAGGGATGCGCTGAAGGAAGTTGTGGAGCTGAAGGGTCTTGAACTGGATAAAGTGGCAAACGG GAATTGA
- the LOC116197683 gene encoding putative adenylate cyclase regulatory protein: protein MVHHLEEVPISRGMKKLEVLSGNRNRWLSREVPISDEVLSLSSLRVLRFRGIKSLPVSMSVLSCLQTLHLGDCQNLQTLPELPSSLISLTIEASSKLTSLNLANLVNLKTLHLSQASELKELDSISSLRKLEKMNLHSLKIYTLPEKIGAFLRHLKELDIHYCHKLKSLPTLPSSPSVLRIGTCNSLERLPDLSNLKNLSILEVMQCHKLREIEGLGNLLSLKDLRTDYCPLTKLDGLKSERLKSLTVLSAAWSEVERLPNLFKLKNLKSLSVLGSRKLVEIGGLSSLLNLKMLCIDNCRSLELLPELLPSLEKLFLRYCVQFSEIEAVAELESLQELNINRCRSLRKLPNLSNLQRLQRFNMRDCESIVEIPRLEELSSLQELNTVGCKALKLPDLSKQQSNGL, encoded by the coding sequence ATGGTACACCACTTGGAAGAAGTACCTATATCAAGAGGTATGAAGAAGCTTGAAGTTCTATCAGGTAATAGGAATAGATGGCTTTCTCGTGAAGTACCTATATCCGACGAAGTTTTGAGTCTATCCTCCTTGAGGGTCTTGAGATTTCGCGGGATAAAGAGCCTTCCGGTGAGTATGAGTGTACTCTCATGCCTGCAGACCCTTCATTTAGGTGACTGCCAGAATCTTCAGACCCTCCCTGAGCTTCCATCTAGCTTAATTAGTCTAACAATTGAAGCTTCGTCGAAGCTGACTTCCCTGAATCTGGCGAACTTGGTGAATCTAAAAACATTGCATTTGTCTCAGGCCTCAGAGCTCAAAGAGCTGGACAGCATCTCTAGTCTAAGGAAACTTGAGAAAATGAATTTGCACTCACTGAAGATATATACTTTACCAGAAAAGATAGGTGCATTTCTCCGTCATCTAAAAGAGCTTGATATTCATTACTGCCACAAACTTAAAAGCCTCCCCACACTTCCCTCAAGTCCGTCAGTTTTGAGAATTGGGACGTGCAACTCACTTGAGAGGTTGCCAGACCTTTCAAACCTGAAGAATTTGTCGATATTAGAGGTTATGCAGTGCCACAAGCTCAGGGAAATCGAAGGTCTTGGCAATCTCCTGTCCCTGAAGGATCTGCGTACAGATTATTGCCCTCTAACTAAGCTAGACGGTCTGAAGTCGGAAAGGCTCAAGTCTTTAACTGTATTGTCCGCCGCTTGGTCTGAAGTTGAACGACTTCCCAACTTATTCAAGTTGAAGAACTTGAAGTCCCTAAGTGTACTGGGCAGCAGGAAGCTAGTTGAGATTGGAGGACTCAGCAGTTTGCTAAACCTGAAAATGTTATGTATAGACAACTGCAGGTCGCTCGAACTCTTGCCCGAACTACTACCCTCTTTGGAGAAATTATTCCTTAGATATTGTGTGCAATTTAGCGAAATTGAGGCGGTCGCAGAATTGGAGTCACTGCAAGAGTTAAATATAAACAGGTGCAGATCGCTCAGGAAGTTACCGAACCTATCAAACTTGCAGAGGCTACAGAGATTCAATATGAGAGATTGTGAGAGCATCGTGGAAATTCCAAGACTTGAGGAGCTGAGTAGTCTACAGGAGTTGAACACCGTTGGATGCAAGGCACTTAAGTTACCCGATCTTTCAAAGCAGCAGAGTAACGGGCTGTAG
- the LOC116194655 gene encoding TMV resistance protein N-like isoform X1 — translation MFCCTRTPFASAAMDKRSPRRNTLPIAVCAIASVIISAFIGTRFFFKKRQQNPSSGRNSENISPETDGSSTDPSSSSSDGTEMGREFEVFLSFRGTDIRKTFTDYLYHSLIDAGVCTFRDNEELHVGEEICPNLMNSIKQSKIGIPIFSADYASSKWCLMEVAEMVKCMKESKQLIMPIFLDITPDDVQHQTGTYANSFSQHEERFGQEKVQAWRDALKEVVELKGLELDKVANGHKEERRKGFHFHPLMNSDIWSNVSTSFVHHFARL, via the exons ATGTTTTGCTGTACGAGAACTCCATTTGCATCTGCAGCTATGGATAAGCGTTCTCCTCGGCGCAACACTTTGCCTATTGCAGTCTGCGCAATAGCATCGGTGATCATCTCTGCTTTCATTGGTACCCGTTTCTTCTTCAAGAAGAGGCAGCAGAATCCTAGTTCTGGCAGGAACTCCGAGAATATATCACCG GAGACAGATGGAAGCAGCACTGATCCATCATCCTCGTCCTCGGATGGCACTGAGATGGGTCGTGAGTTTGAAGTCTTCCTGAGCTTCAGGGGAACTGACATCAGGAAGACATTCACGGACTATCTCTACCATAGCCTCATCGACGCAGGGGTCTGCACCTTCAGGGACAATGAGGAGCTCCATGTAGGGGAGGAGATCTGCCCCAACCTTATGAATTCAATCAAGCAGTCAAAGATTGGGATCCCCATCTTCTCCGCAGATTATGCATCGAGCAAGTGGTGCCTCATGGAGGTTGCGGAGATGGTGAAGTGCATGAAGGAGAGCAAACAGCTGATCATGCCAATATTCCTGGACATTACGCCCGATGACGTCCAACACCAGACAGGGACTTATGCCAATTCGTTCTCCCAGCACGAGGAGAGGTTTGGTCAGGAGAAGGTCCAAGCATGGAGGGATGCGCTGAAGGAAGTTGTGGAGCTGAAGGGTCTTGAACTGGATAAAGTGGCAAACGG ACATAAGGAGGAGAGGAGGAAGggatttcattttcatcctttGATGAACAGCGATATTTGGAGCAATGTTTCGACCTCATTTGTTCATCATTTTGCAAGATTATGA